The stretch of DNA GTCTCTAACCTAGGCTACAATATACAACCTTGGCCTGTCTATCACACAGAGACAACAGCCCTGAATGTCTAACCCAGGCCTGATTATAAAATAGAAACATACCAAGTGGAATATAGTCAAATGTTTATTTGAACAGTTCAGTATAAATACTTTATTGACAATATAGCAGGTACATATTTTGTGACAGTACAATTATAGCTGTCAAACATGAATGTATAAGGATCTTGAATAAAAAGTTGAAAGAGTCATCAAACACGGTCCTTTTGGTGTTATTGTCTTCACCTCAACCAATCTGAAATTTATTTCGCTGTATCTGGTCTCTGATGATAACTTGCTCCTCCTTGGTCATATCAGCAGCAGCCTGCATCCATTCTGTGTCCCGAAGCAGCTCATGAGCCAAGAGTCTCTCTGTGTCATAGAAGTTCAGCAATCTGAAGACTATCCTTCTCACTAGGTCACACTGCATCACGTTGGGCATTATGATGTCAGGATCACACGGTGTGCTTGATGCACTGGGGTGGTCTTGGGGACATAGCGTCTTTGTGATGATCTGGTATGTGGACATAGTCACACTTCGGATTTTACGGCCACAGAACATAACCCTCCCTTCCATTGCGTCCACTATCATCACCCCCAGGCTCCACATGTCTATAGCACATGTGTACTCTGCAGATTTACGTTTTGGGCAAAATAATTCCGGGGCCCTGTACGCCTCCGTGACCACAGTTGGGCTCATCCATTTTGAGGACTGTCTAGAGAGGCCCATGTCGGCCACCTTCACTGTGAGATCTTCTGTCAGCAGCACGTTGTAAGGAGTCAGGTCCCTGTGCACTATATTCCGTCTGTGCATGTCAGACAGGGCATTAGCCACCTGTAAACTAAAGTGAGCAACGAAACTCAAAGGGAGATACTGTAGTGGCCGGTCTTGTTCGTAGTATGGCTTGACACCGTATCCATTGTGGATCGCGTCACTCAGAGTGTAGGGTACGTAGGACATGAGCATGGCTATCTTGTCATCGTCTACGAAGCAATCGTGCATGTCGATCACATACGGGAGACCCCTTAGGGCAGAGAGACATGAGATCTCTCTCACGGTTGCATCCTCTACGCCTTGGGTGTGATATTTCAAGGCGTACTCCTTCCCAGTTGTCCTACATGTCACTTTGTACACGATTCCATAGGCGCCTTTGCCTATAACGGTGTCTTTCCTgtatttctccattctgattggtaTAGTGGTTACGTTGTAGTTGCTTATATATACCCTCAGTATCTTGACTGTTGAAGGGCCTGGTTTTGATCAAAGGGCTCTGACCAAAGAAGGCTTTCTATTCCAGCTCTGTGTGAACACCCCAACCAAGGCTTTGCAATGTAACCCAGATGCTGACTTTACCTTGGTAATCGGACAATGGTTCCTTTGAGGAACTGCCTATACCTGAACAATCCAAACACCGAATTGCAATGTAACAGTGATGCTGACTCTACCTTGGTAATCGGACAACGTGTCCTTTATAACCGGGTTGTCTGGGTGTCTATTAGCATTCACATACTACCTCTATACGGGCAAGGCGATTAGACTCTGTGTATACAGGAGCCATGGATTCTGACGCGACAGCACTGAGTTCAGCTATGCCTCGTATGAGCTTGAACAACGAAACGTCTACGGGTCTACCAACGCCGACGGGGATGTATGTGAGAAGTAACCGGGTGTATCGCCCCACCAAGTGGTGTCTGACCATAGACCCGTACATCCCGTGGCATCTGGAGATGTTGGCCGCGAGGCTGAACAACCTGACCTGCGATTACGTGCACGTCTGGGTATCACCTCCAGTCAGCGGTTCGGGTCCAGATCACCTATGTCGATGTCATAATCTGGTCCTAAGTAAGTGCCACTCTCCGCTCACTACAATCCACGGCTACTTTGAGACTAAGGTGTCTATGGGGATCGAGGATGTAAAAACTCTCATCGGTATCCCGTGTACCTTGTACCCTGTTGCAAAGAAGGACAAAGATACCAATCGAGGCGTCCTGACCTGCGTTGGTACACACGTATTCAATGAGTGCGCTGGGGTTAGATACGTCAACATCTACCCCGATGGAGTCACTGTCCTCAGCCGCTTGCAGGAAGACGGCCGTCGGATATTTGTCAAGTCCAACCACTGGGCAAGTCTGTATCGACATCTCCAGCCAAGGCCAGAGTTGGATTCTTTCTATTCCACGTACCGTCGTTTACAGGAGCCGAACACTTGTTAACCAGCGTTGACAGTTCACACAGGGCGCATTCTCAGATGCTACTTGGTCTGATATAGGTTCTGTTTTCATGTTGACATGTGACACCAGAAATGATTGTGAACACAGTCTCTTGTAATCGAAGATTAAATAAATCATGATAGCAGATGTACTCTGTGTCCCTCGGTGttattgtacacacacacacacacacacacacacacacacacacacacacacacacacacacacacacacacacacacacacacacacacacacacacacaca from Oncorhynchus keta strain PuntledgeMale-10-30-2019 unplaced genomic scaffold, Oket_V2 Un_contig_21914_pilon_pilon, whole genome shotgun sequence encodes:
- the LOC118379573 gene encoding cyclin-dependent kinase 1-like; translation: MEKYRKDTVIGKGAYGIVYKVTCRTTGKEYALKYHTQGVEDATVREISCLSALRGLPYVIDMHDCFVDDDKIAMLMSYVPYTLSDAIHNGYGVKPYYEQDRPLQYLPLSFVAHFSLQVANALSDMHRRNIVHRDLTPYNVLLTEDLTVKVADMGLSRQSSKWMSPTVVTEAYRAPELFCPKRKSAEYTCAIDMWSLGVMIVDAMEGRVMFCGRKIRSVTMSTYQIITKTLCPQDHPSASSTPCDPDIIMPNVMQCDLVRRIVFRLLNFYDTERLLAHELLRDTEWMQAAADMTKEEQVIIRDQIQRNKFQIG